From one Pelecanus crispus isolate bPelCri1 chromosome 21, bPelCri1.pri, whole genome shotgun sequence genomic stretch:
- the CKAP2L gene encoding cytoskeleton-associated protein 2-like isoform X2: MERARAAAQEEQRRRLQAYQAAKEKLKCLSAKPFLKDQTNRLNRPLESVSKLEHVNRNKKDVVRNVVKGAQRDGKLGAKSTQHAGHVAQQKSSNTSQRAAVVRSEQLRKSAKLPVGLMPSMSHSTQPRGRLPTSNSGHLNPERSKKPAQETVTAVAPQTGSDHPPPGAPCSLNEGLQDRLVCNKENIQAQPSTHPVLNRVFQSDGNSLGNKRVLAHRQSSATMSRTITGPKDRINSRQPKEEPIQDKFRKTLPGSKSTSQKPSVKTHPLQPPRLLTGSTNLLHKKPGANQEKTNVPRQPMGKPLGVLPGGGLKHHSRPSQLKRSPTKPPASSRPQGTTNLKSSLKPGGTVQWQRPVAKREVDRKDVNVVPPRHTAASRVTVPWNQPRSIHGSKTQAIESDFTSRRDRLKPELSKASGVQARRVPRTPSAADRKKQLEEWLASKGKTYKRPPMTLLQKQTVKLSWRNVKEKEKQEKPEQLCLENVNNILIECLKLVEEGVQAEELSAVLSHVPHAEKFAKFWICKAKLLARSGPFDVTGLYKAAVCAGAVPLQELREVVLDILKAADQTSEGEKAEQPIPWDPTTPCPSERQHVVATPCPTGRSLTSLPVSVKLQVTSATRGEELLEGQKIKFLTPVRRSLRIERAGSHYPVILKDHDPVVSSLSEILDAEEETQFFFRKNKALPEVEELEGLSLYPPECC; the protein is encoded by the exons ATGGAGCGGGCACGGGCGGCCGCGCagg aagagcagagaagaCGGCTCCAGGCGTACCAAGCAgccaaagaaaagctgaaatgccTGAGTGCAAA ACCCTTTCTGAAGGACCAGACAAATCGCCTGAATCGACCCTTAGAATCAGTTTCTAAACTAGAACAT GTCAACAGGAACAAGAAGGATGTTGTCAGAAACGTGGTGAAGGGTGCTCAGAGGGATGGCAAGCTTGGTGCCAAATCCACACAGCACGCTGGCCATGTTGCTCAGCAGAAGTCTTCAAATACATCCCAGAGAGCAGCGGTGGTGCGttcagagcagctgaggaagaGTGCAAAGCTTCCTGTGGGGCTCATGCCAAGCATGAGCCACTCTACACAGCCCAGAGGGAGGCTCCCAACTTCAAACTCTGGTCACCTAAATCCAGAAAGGAGCAAGAAGCCTGCACAGGAGACTGTCACTGCTGTAGCACCTCAGACTGGAAGTGACCACCCCCCTCCTGGGGCACCTTGCTCCCTAAATGAGGGCCTGCAGGACAGGCTGGTCTGCAACAAAGAAAACATCCAAGCACAACCCTCTACGCACCCTGTGCTGAACAGAGTTTTTCAGTCTGATGGAAACAGTCTTGGGAACAAGAGAGTCTTGGCTCACAGGCAAAGCTCAGCCACAATGTCAAGAACCATCACGGGCCCAAAGGACAGAATTAATAGCCGCCAGCCTAAGGAAGAGCCAATTCAGGATAAATTCAGGAAAACCCTGCCAGGCTCAAAGAGCACGTCTCAAAAACCAAGTGTCAAAACTCATCCGTTGCAGCCCCCTCGGTTACTTACTGGTTCTACTAATTTGCTACATAAAAAACCAGGGGCAAACCAGGAAAAAACTAATGTGCCAAGGCAACCCATGGGAAAGCCACTCGGCGTGCTTCCAGGGGGAGGTCTTAAGCACCACAGTAGACCTTCACAACTGAAAAGATCTCCCACAAAGCCTCCGGCCTCTAGCAGGCCCCAGGGGACCACAAACCTCAAATCCAGCCTGAAACCGGGTGGCACGGTGCAATGGCAAAGGCCCGTGGCTAAAAGGGAGGTGGATAGGAAGGATGTAAACGTGGTGCCTCCCAGACACACGGCAGCATCCCGAGTGACAGTCCCCTGGAACCAGCCTCGCAGCATACATGGCTCCAAAACTCAAGCAATTGAGAGCGATTTTACGAGTAGGAGAGATAGGCTTAAACCAGAGCTGTCAAAGGCAAGTGGAGTACAGGCTAGGCGTGTTCCCAGGACCCCATCCGCTGCGGATCGTAA GAAACAGCTGGAAGAGTGGTTGGCGTCCAAAGGCAAGACATACAAGCGGCCGCCTATGACGCTGCTTCAGAAACAGACAGTGAAGCTGTCCTGGAGAAATgtcaaggaaaaagagaagcaggagaaaccagagcagctctgcctggagaATGTCAACAACATATTAATTGAGTGCCTGAAGCTCGTTGAGGAG GGTGTCCAGGCAGAGgagctctctgcagtgctgtcCCACGTGCCCCACGCAGAGAAATTTGCAAAGTTCTGGATCTGCAAAGCGAAACTCCTCGCCCGGAGTGGCCCTTTTGATGTGACGGGGTTATACAAAGCAGCAGTCTGCGCTGGTGCTGTG ccGCTCCAGGAGCTCAGAGAAGTTGTCCTTGATATTTTGAAGGCTGCAGACCAAACATCAGAAG GGGAAAAGGCTGAGCAGCCCATTCCTTGGGACCCTACAACACCTTGCCCGAGTGAGAGGCAGCATGTGGTGGCGACTCCCTGCCCAACAGGGCGGTCCCTGACCAGCCTGCCCGTCTCAGTCAAGTTACAGGTTACGTCTGCAACCAG AGGAGAGGAGTTGCTGGAAGGCCAGAAGATTAAATTCCTGACGCCAGTGCGGCGCTCGCTGCGGATAGAGCGGGCTGGGAGCCACTACCCAGTGATACTGAAGGACCATGACCCTGTGGTGTCATCCCTCAGTGAAATCCTGGATGCTGAGGAGGAGACTCAGTTCTTCTTCCGGAAAAACAAGGCTTTGCcagaggtggaggagctggagggtTTGAGTTTGTATCCCCCAGAGTGCTGCTGA
- the CKAP2L gene encoding cytoskeleton-associated protein 2-like isoform X3 codes for MSLWAISCVWKCSGNFWEQHCQAWVGSVGDLHGNAVNVKEIHSYWCSKYRGCGACAAFSYHLFAEEQRRRLQAYQAAKEKLKCLSAKPFLKDQTNRLNRPLESVSKLEHVNRNKKDVVRNVVKGAQRDGKLGAKSTQHAGHVAQQKSSNTSQRAAVVRSEQLRKSAKLPVGLMPSMSHSTQPRGRLPTSNSGHLNPERSKKPAQETVTAVAPQTGSDHPPPGAPCSLNEGLQDRLVCNKENIQAQPSTHPVLNRVFQSDGNSLGNKRVLAHRQSSATMSRTITGPKDRINSRQPKEEPIQDKFRKTLPGSKSTSQKPSVKTHPLQPPRLLTGSTNLLHKKPGANQEKTNVPRQPMGKPLGVLPGGGLKHHSRPSQLKRSPTKPPASSRPQGTTNLKSSLKPGGTVQWQRPVAKREVDRKDVNVVPPRHTAASRVTVPWNQPRSIHGSKTQAIESDFTSRRDRLKPELSKASGVQARRVPRTPSAADRKKQLEEWLASKGKTYKRPPMTLLQKQTVKLSWRNVKEKEKQEKPEQLCLENVNNILIECLKLVEEVGTGKELLEWAPPGAPQEMRATSSQQHRGVWSKRSCLAAVVGGVTKVKVLVELQIGRRHVRCTNGENSDTQRHVRHANGENGAIPSHGACVLLPESWYLTVQSAAVISAAAALAD; via the exons ATGAGCCTCTGGGCAATATCATGTGTGTGGAAGTGCTCTGGGAATTTCTGGGAACAGCATTGCCAGGCTTGGGTGGGGAGCGTGGGGGACCTGCACGGTAATGCTGTGAATGTAAAAGAAATCCATTCTTACTGGTGCTCCAAATACCGAGGTTGTGGTGCGTGCGCTGCATTTTCCTACCATCTCtttgcagaagagcagagaagaCGGCTCCAGGCGTACCAAGCAgccaaagaaaagctgaaatgccTGAGTGCAAA ACCCTTTCTGAAGGACCAGACAAATCGCCTGAATCGACCCTTAGAATCAGTTTCTAAACTAGAACAT GTCAACAGGAACAAGAAGGATGTTGTCAGAAACGTGGTGAAGGGTGCTCAGAGGGATGGCAAGCTTGGTGCCAAATCCACACAGCACGCTGGCCATGTTGCTCAGCAGAAGTCTTCAAATACATCCCAGAGAGCAGCGGTGGTGCGttcagagcagctgaggaagaGTGCAAAGCTTCCTGTGGGGCTCATGCCAAGCATGAGCCACTCTACACAGCCCAGAGGGAGGCTCCCAACTTCAAACTCTGGTCACCTAAATCCAGAAAGGAGCAAGAAGCCTGCACAGGAGACTGTCACTGCTGTAGCACCTCAGACTGGAAGTGACCACCCCCCTCCTGGGGCACCTTGCTCCCTAAATGAGGGCCTGCAGGACAGGCTGGTCTGCAACAAAGAAAACATCCAAGCACAACCCTCTACGCACCCTGTGCTGAACAGAGTTTTTCAGTCTGATGGAAACAGTCTTGGGAACAAGAGAGTCTTGGCTCACAGGCAAAGCTCAGCCACAATGTCAAGAACCATCACGGGCCCAAAGGACAGAATTAATAGCCGCCAGCCTAAGGAAGAGCCAATTCAGGATAAATTCAGGAAAACCCTGCCAGGCTCAAAGAGCACGTCTCAAAAACCAAGTGTCAAAACTCATCCGTTGCAGCCCCCTCGGTTACTTACTGGTTCTACTAATTTGCTACATAAAAAACCAGGGGCAAACCAGGAAAAAACTAATGTGCCAAGGCAACCCATGGGAAAGCCACTCGGCGTGCTTCCAGGGGGAGGTCTTAAGCACCACAGTAGACCTTCACAACTGAAAAGATCTCCCACAAAGCCTCCGGCCTCTAGCAGGCCCCAGGGGACCACAAACCTCAAATCCAGCCTGAAACCGGGTGGCACGGTGCAATGGCAAAGGCCCGTGGCTAAAAGGGAGGTGGATAGGAAGGATGTAAACGTGGTGCCTCCCAGACACACGGCAGCATCCCGAGTGACAGTCCCCTGGAACCAGCCTCGCAGCATACATGGCTCCAAAACTCAAGCAATTGAGAGCGATTTTACGAGTAGGAGAGATAGGCTTAAACCAGAGCTGTCAAAGGCAAGTGGAGTACAGGCTAGGCGTGTTCCCAGGACCCCATCCGCTGCGGATCGTAA GAAACAGCTGGAAGAGTGGTTGGCGTCCAAAGGCAAGACATACAAGCGGCCGCCTATGACGCTGCTTCAGAAACAGACAGTGAAGCTGTCCTGGAGAAATgtcaaggaaaaagagaagcaggagaaaccagagcagctctgcctggagaATGTCAACAACATATTAATTGAGTGCCTGAAGCTCGTTGAGGAGGTGGGAACAGGAAAGGAGCTGCTTGAATGGGCTCCTCCTGGAGCACCCCAGGAGATGAGGGCCACGTCCTCCCAACAGCACAGAGGGGTTTGGAGCAAGCGTTCTTGCTTGGCTGCAGTTGTCGGAGGGGTAACAAAAGTAAAAGTCCTTGTGGAGTTACAGATAGGCCGAAGGCATGTGAGATGCACTAATGGGGAAAACAGTGATACCCAAAGGCATGTGAGACACGCTAACGGGGAAAATGGAGCGATACCCAGTCACGGGGCTTGCGTGTTATTGCCGGAGTCCTGGTACCTGACAGTGCAGTCTGCAGCAgtaatttctgcagcagcagccctggctgatTGA
- the CKAP2L gene encoding cytoskeleton-associated protein 2-like isoform X4, translating into MSLWAISCVWKCSGNFWEQHCQAWVGSVGDLHGNAVNVKEIHSYWCSKYRGCGACAAFSYHLFAEEQRRRLQAYQAAKEKLKCLSAKPFLKDQTNRLNRPLESVSKLEHVNRNKKDVVRNVVKGAQRDGKLGAKSTQHAGHVAQQKSSNTSQRAAVVRSEQLRKSAKLPVGLMPSMSHSTQPRGRLPTSNSGHLNPERSKKPAQETVTAVAPQTGSDHPPPGAPCSLNEGLQDRLVCNKENIQAQPSTHPVLNRVFQSDGNSLGNKRVLAHRQSSATMSRTITGPKDRINSRQPKEEPIQDKFRKTLPGSKSTSQKPSVKTHPLQPPRLLTGSTNLLHKKPGANQEKTNVPRQPMGKPLGVLPGGGLKHHSRPSQLKRSPTKPPASSRPQGTTNLKSSLKPGGTVQWQRPVAKREVDRKDVNVVPPRHTAASRVTVPWNQPRSIHGSKTQAIESDFTSRRDRLKPELSKASGVQARRVPRTPSAADRKKQLEEWLASKGKTYKRPPMTLLQKQTVKLSWRNVKEKEKQEKPEQLCLENVNNILIECLKLVEEGVQAEELSAVLSHVPHAEKFAKFWICKAKLLARSGPFDVTGLYKAAVCAGAVHRVSRCSKSLFCYSVATPVSVPESGLP; encoded by the exons ATGAGCCTCTGGGCAATATCATGTGTGTGGAAGTGCTCTGGGAATTTCTGGGAACAGCATTGCCAGGCTTGGGTGGGGAGCGTGGGGGACCTGCACGGTAATGCTGTGAATGTAAAAGAAATCCATTCTTACTGGTGCTCCAAATACCGAGGTTGTGGTGCGTGCGCTGCATTTTCCTACCATCTCtttgcagaagagcagagaagaCGGCTCCAGGCGTACCAAGCAgccaaagaaaagctgaaatgccTGAGTGCAAA ACCCTTTCTGAAGGACCAGACAAATCGCCTGAATCGACCCTTAGAATCAGTTTCTAAACTAGAACAT GTCAACAGGAACAAGAAGGATGTTGTCAGAAACGTGGTGAAGGGTGCTCAGAGGGATGGCAAGCTTGGTGCCAAATCCACACAGCACGCTGGCCATGTTGCTCAGCAGAAGTCTTCAAATACATCCCAGAGAGCAGCGGTGGTGCGttcagagcagctgaggaagaGTGCAAAGCTTCCTGTGGGGCTCATGCCAAGCATGAGCCACTCTACACAGCCCAGAGGGAGGCTCCCAACTTCAAACTCTGGTCACCTAAATCCAGAAAGGAGCAAGAAGCCTGCACAGGAGACTGTCACTGCTGTAGCACCTCAGACTGGAAGTGACCACCCCCCTCCTGGGGCACCTTGCTCCCTAAATGAGGGCCTGCAGGACAGGCTGGTCTGCAACAAAGAAAACATCCAAGCACAACCCTCTACGCACCCTGTGCTGAACAGAGTTTTTCAGTCTGATGGAAACAGTCTTGGGAACAAGAGAGTCTTGGCTCACAGGCAAAGCTCAGCCACAATGTCAAGAACCATCACGGGCCCAAAGGACAGAATTAATAGCCGCCAGCCTAAGGAAGAGCCAATTCAGGATAAATTCAGGAAAACCCTGCCAGGCTCAAAGAGCACGTCTCAAAAACCAAGTGTCAAAACTCATCCGTTGCAGCCCCCTCGGTTACTTACTGGTTCTACTAATTTGCTACATAAAAAACCAGGGGCAAACCAGGAAAAAACTAATGTGCCAAGGCAACCCATGGGAAAGCCACTCGGCGTGCTTCCAGGGGGAGGTCTTAAGCACCACAGTAGACCTTCACAACTGAAAAGATCTCCCACAAAGCCTCCGGCCTCTAGCAGGCCCCAGGGGACCACAAACCTCAAATCCAGCCTGAAACCGGGTGGCACGGTGCAATGGCAAAGGCCCGTGGCTAAAAGGGAGGTGGATAGGAAGGATGTAAACGTGGTGCCTCCCAGACACACGGCAGCATCCCGAGTGACAGTCCCCTGGAACCAGCCTCGCAGCATACATGGCTCCAAAACTCAAGCAATTGAGAGCGATTTTACGAGTAGGAGAGATAGGCTTAAACCAGAGCTGTCAAAGGCAAGTGGAGTACAGGCTAGGCGTGTTCCCAGGACCCCATCCGCTGCGGATCGTAA GAAACAGCTGGAAGAGTGGTTGGCGTCCAAAGGCAAGACATACAAGCGGCCGCCTATGACGCTGCTTCAGAAACAGACAGTGAAGCTGTCCTGGAGAAATgtcaaggaaaaagagaagcaggagaaaccagagcagctctgcctggagaATGTCAACAACATATTAATTGAGTGCCTGAAGCTCGTTGAGGAG GGTGTCCAGGCAGAGgagctctctgcagtgctgtcCCACGTGCCCCACGCAGAGAAATTTGCAAAGTTCTGGATCTGCAAAGCGAAACTCCTCGCCCGGAGTGGCCCTTTTGATGTGACGGGGTTATACAAAGCAGCAGTCTGCGCTGGTGCTGTG CACAGGGTGTCACGATGcagcaaaagccttttctgctaTTCAGTTGCAACTCCGGTCTCCGTTCCTGAGTCAGGCCTGCCATGA
- the IL1B gene encoding interleukin-1 beta, with protein sequence MAFVPNLDTLESVSLNEETFYGPDCVCPQKKPHLDSEVTSPGVGIQVMVTNQHPVRIFRRAAVLVVAMTKLLKRPAHRDFADSDLGDFLDNIFDPVSFQQIESSYAGAPVYRYTRSQSFDILDIDQKCFVLESPTQLVALHLQGPSAGRKVKLNIALYRTRSSQGGPGTGRMPVALGIKGYQLYMSCVMSGTKPVLQLEEADIRRDIESVELTRFIFYRLDSPNEGTTRFESAAFPGWFICTSLQPRQPVGITNQPDQVNIATYELSSR encoded by the exons ATGGCATTCGTCCCCAATTTGGACACGCTGGAGAGCGTCAG CCTGAATGAGGAGACGTTTTATGGCCCTGACTGCGTCTGCCCACAGAAG aaACCCCACCTGGACTCGGAGGTGACATCGCCTGGGGTGGGCATCCAGGTGATGGTGACCAACCAACACCCTGTCAGGATCTttcgccgggccgccgtcctTGTGGTGGCCATGACCAAGCTCCTGAAGCGGCCAGCGCACAGGGACTTTGCTGACAGTGACCTTGGGGACTTCCTGGATAATATTTTCG ATCCCGTCTCCTTCCAGCAGATTGAGAGCAGCTACGCCGGGGCACCTGTCTACCGCTACACCCGCTCCCAGTCCTTCGACATCCTCGACATTGACCAAAAGTGCTTTGTGCTGGAGTCGCCCACCCAGCTGGTGGCCCTGCACCTGCAGGGACCCTCTGCGGGGCGGAAAG TGAAGCTCAACATTGCTCTGTACCGTACCCGGTCATCACAGGGTGGCCCGGGGACTGGGCGGATGCCGGTGGCATTGGGCATCAAGGGCTACCAACTCTACATGTCATGTGTGATGAGCGGCACCAAGCCcgtgctgcagctggag GAAGCTGACATCAGGAGGGACATCGAGAGCGTGGAGCTGACCCGCTTCATCTTCTACCGCCTGGACAGCCCAAATGAAGGGACCACCCGCTTCGAGTCAGCCGCCTTCCCCGGCTGGTTCATCTGCACCTCCCTGCAGCCTCGCCAGCCCGTCGGCATCACCAACCAGCCCGATCAGGTCAACATCGCCACCTACGAGCTGAGCAGTCGCTGA
- the CKAP2L gene encoding cytoskeleton-associated protein 2-like isoform X1 has protein sequence MSLWAISCVWKCSGNFWEQHCQAWVGSVGDLHGNAVNVKEIHSYWCSKYRGCGACAAFSYHLFAEEQRRRLQAYQAAKEKLKCLSAKPFLKDQTNRLNRPLESVSKLEHVNRNKKDVVRNVVKGAQRDGKLGAKSTQHAGHVAQQKSSNTSQRAAVVRSEQLRKSAKLPVGLMPSMSHSTQPRGRLPTSNSGHLNPERSKKPAQETVTAVAPQTGSDHPPPGAPCSLNEGLQDRLVCNKENIQAQPSTHPVLNRVFQSDGNSLGNKRVLAHRQSSATMSRTITGPKDRINSRQPKEEPIQDKFRKTLPGSKSTSQKPSVKTHPLQPPRLLTGSTNLLHKKPGANQEKTNVPRQPMGKPLGVLPGGGLKHHSRPSQLKRSPTKPPASSRPQGTTNLKSSLKPGGTVQWQRPVAKREVDRKDVNVVPPRHTAASRVTVPWNQPRSIHGSKTQAIESDFTSRRDRLKPELSKASGVQARRVPRTPSAADRKKQLEEWLASKGKTYKRPPMTLLQKQTVKLSWRNVKEKEKQEKPEQLCLENVNNILIECLKLVEEGVQAEELSAVLSHVPHAEKFAKFWICKAKLLARSGPFDVTGLYKAAVCAGAVPLQELREVVLDILKAADQTSEGEKAEQPIPWDPTTPCPSERQHVVATPCPTGRSLTSLPVSVKLQVTSATRGEELLEGQKIKFLTPVRRSLRIERAGSHYPVILKDHDPVVSSLSEILDAEEETQFFFRKNKALPEVEELEGLSLYPPECC, from the exons ATGAGCCTCTGGGCAATATCATGTGTGTGGAAGTGCTCTGGGAATTTCTGGGAACAGCATTGCCAGGCTTGGGTGGGGAGCGTGGGGGACCTGCACGGTAATGCTGTGAATGTAAAAGAAATCCATTCTTACTGGTGCTCCAAATACCGAGGTTGTGGTGCGTGCGCTGCATTTTCCTACCATCTCtttgcagaagagcagagaagaCGGCTCCAGGCGTACCAAGCAgccaaagaaaagctgaaatgccTGAGTGCAAA ACCCTTTCTGAAGGACCAGACAAATCGCCTGAATCGACCCTTAGAATCAGTTTCTAAACTAGAACAT GTCAACAGGAACAAGAAGGATGTTGTCAGAAACGTGGTGAAGGGTGCTCAGAGGGATGGCAAGCTTGGTGCCAAATCCACACAGCACGCTGGCCATGTTGCTCAGCAGAAGTCTTCAAATACATCCCAGAGAGCAGCGGTGGTGCGttcagagcagctgaggaagaGTGCAAAGCTTCCTGTGGGGCTCATGCCAAGCATGAGCCACTCTACACAGCCCAGAGGGAGGCTCCCAACTTCAAACTCTGGTCACCTAAATCCAGAAAGGAGCAAGAAGCCTGCACAGGAGACTGTCACTGCTGTAGCACCTCAGACTGGAAGTGACCACCCCCCTCCTGGGGCACCTTGCTCCCTAAATGAGGGCCTGCAGGACAGGCTGGTCTGCAACAAAGAAAACATCCAAGCACAACCCTCTACGCACCCTGTGCTGAACAGAGTTTTTCAGTCTGATGGAAACAGTCTTGGGAACAAGAGAGTCTTGGCTCACAGGCAAAGCTCAGCCACAATGTCAAGAACCATCACGGGCCCAAAGGACAGAATTAATAGCCGCCAGCCTAAGGAAGAGCCAATTCAGGATAAATTCAGGAAAACCCTGCCAGGCTCAAAGAGCACGTCTCAAAAACCAAGTGTCAAAACTCATCCGTTGCAGCCCCCTCGGTTACTTACTGGTTCTACTAATTTGCTACATAAAAAACCAGGGGCAAACCAGGAAAAAACTAATGTGCCAAGGCAACCCATGGGAAAGCCACTCGGCGTGCTTCCAGGGGGAGGTCTTAAGCACCACAGTAGACCTTCACAACTGAAAAGATCTCCCACAAAGCCTCCGGCCTCTAGCAGGCCCCAGGGGACCACAAACCTCAAATCCAGCCTGAAACCGGGTGGCACGGTGCAATGGCAAAGGCCCGTGGCTAAAAGGGAGGTGGATAGGAAGGATGTAAACGTGGTGCCTCCCAGACACACGGCAGCATCCCGAGTGACAGTCCCCTGGAACCAGCCTCGCAGCATACATGGCTCCAAAACTCAAGCAATTGAGAGCGATTTTACGAGTAGGAGAGATAGGCTTAAACCAGAGCTGTCAAAGGCAAGTGGAGTACAGGCTAGGCGTGTTCCCAGGACCCCATCCGCTGCGGATCGTAA GAAACAGCTGGAAGAGTGGTTGGCGTCCAAAGGCAAGACATACAAGCGGCCGCCTATGACGCTGCTTCAGAAACAGACAGTGAAGCTGTCCTGGAGAAATgtcaaggaaaaagagaagcaggagaaaccagagcagctctgcctggagaATGTCAACAACATATTAATTGAGTGCCTGAAGCTCGTTGAGGAG GGTGTCCAGGCAGAGgagctctctgcagtgctgtcCCACGTGCCCCACGCAGAGAAATTTGCAAAGTTCTGGATCTGCAAAGCGAAACTCCTCGCCCGGAGTGGCCCTTTTGATGTGACGGGGTTATACAAAGCAGCAGTCTGCGCTGGTGCTGTG ccGCTCCAGGAGCTCAGAGAAGTTGTCCTTGATATTTTGAAGGCTGCAGACCAAACATCAGAAG GGGAAAAGGCTGAGCAGCCCATTCCTTGGGACCCTACAACACCTTGCCCGAGTGAGAGGCAGCATGTGGTGGCGACTCCCTGCCCAACAGGGCGGTCCCTGACCAGCCTGCCCGTCTCAGTCAAGTTACAGGTTACGTCTGCAACCAG AGGAGAGGAGTTGCTGGAAGGCCAGAAGATTAAATTCCTGACGCCAGTGCGGCGCTCGCTGCGGATAGAGCGGGCTGGGAGCCACTACCCAGTGATACTGAAGGACCATGACCCTGTGGTGTCATCCCTCAGTGAAATCCTGGATGCTGAGGAGGAGACTCAGTTCTTCTTCCGGAAAAACAAGGCTTTGCcagaggtggaggagctggagggtTTGAGTTTGTATCCCCCAGAGTGCTGCTGA